Proteins from a genomic interval of Trichoderma breve strain T069 chromosome 2, whole genome shotgun sequence:
- a CDS encoding bacteriocin-protection, ydeI or ompD-Associated domain-containing protein, giving the protein MSTRRVTRATVAKAAAEAASSPAISTASSSNSLITKSKTKSKSKSKSKITESSVSSSTVPIKSKPKPSPTSSTSSSTTQTLSFPSASHFDAWLLDSGTSTPSGIWLRFSKKSIIAKVPSISYLDAVDTSLCHGWIDGQRKRLDEHFFLQRFTPRRPRSLWSARNVERVEMLTAEGRMKPAGIAAVDAAKGDGRWDKAYAGPATMEVPEDLEDALAENEAAKVMFQGLSKSQRYSFLWHIHTAKKSETRERRIREFVDLLAEGKTL; this is encoded by the coding sequence ATGTCAACCCGAAGGGTAACTAGAGCAACCGTAGCTAAAGCTGCCGCCGAagctgcatcatcaccagctaTATCTACGGCTTCATCCAGCAACTCCCTTATTACCAAGTCCAAGACCAAGTCCAaatccaagtccaagtcgaAGATCACCGAGTCATCGGTATCATCAAGTACCGTCCCCATCAAATCAAAGCCCAAACCAAGCCcaacttcatcaacatcatcatcaaccacaCAAACCCTCAGTTTCCCATCCGCCTCCCATTTCGACGCCTGGCTCCTCGATTCCGGCACCTCAACACCCTCCGGCATCTGGCTACGCTTCAGCAAGAAATCAATCATCGCAAAAGTCCCCTCCATCAGCTACCTCGATGCCGTCGACACTTCTCTCTGCCACGGCTGGATCGACGGTCAGCGCAAACGCCTCGACGAGCACTTCTTCCTGCAGCGCTTCACACCTCGCCGGCCCCGAAGCTTATGGTCTGCCCGCAACGTCGAGCGCGTCGAGATGTTGACGGCTGAGGGCCGCATGAAGCCCGCAGGTATCGCTGCTGTAGATGCTGCAAAGGGGGATGGGCGCTGGGATAAGGCTTACGCGGGGCCAGCGACTATGGAGGTTCCTGAGGATTTGGAAGATGCGTTGGCAGAGAACGAAGCGGCAAAGGTGATGTTCCAGGGGCTGAGCAAGTCGCAAAGATATTCGTTCCTGTGGCACATTCATACGGCCAAGAAGAGTGAGACGAGGGAACGGAGGATCCGAGAGTTTGTTGATCTCTTGGCCGAGGGAAAGACATTGTAA
- a CDS encoding enoyl-(Acyl carrier protein) reductase domain-containing protein, which yields MELFSLAGKTALVTGGTRGIGQAIATGLAEAGADIVLVQRNTEESVTKQSIEALGRKCHIIVADLSERSSVHDLITSVTEAHRINILINNAGIMRRYPATEISQEVLDEVMEVNFNGPFILCRDMGRYWIDNKIDGRLINIASLSTFQGGVRMAAYSASKGAVGQLTKALSNEWAQHKIRVNAIAPGYIATDMNTDTRSNPDQTYYQSIVTRIPMGHWGKPEDFKGPAVFLASDASSYVSGETIVVDGGWMAR from the exons ATGGAGCTGTTTTCTCTAGCTGGCAAGACTGCTTTAGTCACTGGGGGCACTCGCGGTATTGGCCAAGCTATCGCTACAGGGCTTGCTGAGGCCGGTGCAGATAttgtccttgtccag CGAAATACAGAGGAAAGTGTCACAAAGCAGAGCATCGAAGCTCTGGGACGCAAATGCCACATTATTGTAGCAGATCTGAGCGAACGAAGCAGTGTACATGACCTCATTACTTCCGTAACTGAGGCTCATCGTATTAatattctcatcaacaatgcaGGCATCATGCGGCGATATCCCGCAACTGAGATTTCACAGGAGGTGCTTGACGAAGTGATGGAGGTCAACTTCAACGGCCCCTTTATTCTGTGCCGCGACATGGGCAGATACTGGATCGACAACAAGATCGATGGCAGGctcatcaacattgccaGTCTATCCACATTCCAGGGAGGCGTGAGAATGGCTGCGTATTCGGCCAGCAAAGGTGCCGTGGGCCAGCTAACGAAAGCTCTTTCTAACGAGTGGGCGCAGCACAAGATTCGCGTCAACGCAATTGCACCAGG GTATATCGCCACAGACATGAATACAGACACACGCAGCAACCCAGATCAGACATACTACCAGTCTATCGTGACACGCATCCCCATGGGACACTGGGGAAAGCCGGAGGATTTCAAAGGACCGGCTGTGTTCCTTGCTTCTGACGCAAGCTCTTACGTGTCTGGAGAAACGATTGTG GTCGATGGCGGGTGGATGGCGCGATGA
- a CDS encoding CYTH domain-containing protein, whose protein sequence is MAFRRFPPTCVLEVERKFRSFAVPKLTRCGGIPHFKSLKKLSTQTIHDSYYDKLNLLSSAGAWIRKRDGQWEAKIKKGGSFTNSRFEELNNVDDISAYIRGATAIDDTAAQNFGLDPIAVFCTTRESWIADDEFHIVLDTVDFGHQVGEVELQKSLAGEPTEQQKQDEMRMMDERIAAFMKTYAWAFSAGQPKGKLTAYFERQRRDSV, encoded by the coding sequence ATGGCATTTCGACGATTCCCCCCAACTTGCGTTTTAGAGGTGGAGAGGAAATTTCGCTCGTTTGCAGTCCCCAAACTGACCCGATGTGGCGGCATTCCTCATTTCAAAAGCCTGAAGAAGCTTTCGACTCAAACAATACACGACTCTTACTACGATAAATTGAATCTTCTCTCGTCGGCTGGAGCCTGGATCCGGAAAAGAGACGGGCAGTGGGAAgccaaaataaaaaagggcGGATCTTTCACAAATTCCAGATTTGAAGAGCTCAACAACGTCGACGATATCTCAGCATACATCAGAGGCGCCACTGCCATCGACGATACTGCAGCACAAAATTTTGGTCTCGATCCCATTGCGGTCTTTTGCACTACGCGTGAATCGTGGATAGCCGACGACGAGTTCCATATTGTGCTCGATACCGTGGACTTTGGTCACCAGGTTGGGGAGGTCGAGCTGCAAAAGTCCTTGGCTGGCGAACCGACTGAGCAGCAGAAACAAGATGAAATGCGAATGATGGATGAGAGGATAGCTGCCTTTATGAAGACGTATGCATGGGCGTTTTCCGCAGGCCAGCCAAAGGGCAAATTGACGGCATATTTTGAGCGTCAGCGGAGAGATTCTGTATGA
- a CDS encoding major facilitator superfamily domain-containing protein, whose protein sequence is MAITATQTTVESAIELPELTQGSGRDAGSTEAEPAQGPDQRLNKSVYLKIISAGFSFFVAGVNDGSIGALIPYIIREYDISTAIVSSVYGANFLGWLFAAFANTHLCQYLNLGAMLALGAVFQIAAHALRSWDPPFGLFVVTFWLVSVGQAFQDTHANSWVASAVPKGAHRWLAFIHAMYMAGCLVGPFVSTAIASAGDVSRWYLFYTFPLALGAVNLGLTCVAFRDTLGLHQKTVATVSRNKEATQLIKKTASTPSVWLLSLFFFFYLGSVLTAGGWVVEYLVNVRHGDLSQMGYVPAGFSGGGLLGRLLLAEPTHRFGERRMVFFYIVAAIGLQLIFWLVPNIIAASIAVSLIGFFTGPLFPTGISLGSKLFSPDIHSTALPLVFVFAQMGGSLFPIITGVVSADAGVRVLQPILVALLATTAVTWMLVPSPKSTSNTALHQE, encoded by the exons ATGGCCATCACCGCAACTCAGACCACAGTTGAAAGCGCAATTGAGCTTCCTGAATTGACGCAAGGGAGTGGCCGTGATGCTGGTTCGACCGAGGCCGAACCAGCGCAGGGGCCTGACCAACGCCTCAATAAGTCGGTGTACTTGAAGATCATCAGCGCtggcttctctttcttcgtAGCTGGCGTCAACGATGGAAGCATTGGAGCCCTGATACCTTATATAATACGCGAATATGACATTAGCACGGCAATTGTATCGAGCGT CTATGGCGCCAACTTTCTCGGCTGGCTGTTTGCAGCCTTTGCCAACACCCATCTCTGCCAATATCTCAATCTCGGCGCGATGCTTGCCCTTGGAGCCGTGTTCCAGATTGCGGCACATGCCCTCCGATCTTGGGATCCTCCGTTTGGGCTGTTTGTTGTGACGTTCTGGCTTGTGAGCGTTGGACAAGCATTTCAAGATACTCACGCAAACTCGTGGGTCGCCAGCGCTGTTCCCAAGGGTGCTCACCGCTGGCTGGCCTTTATTCATGCCATGTACATGGCGGGCTGCTTGGTTGGGCCGTTTGTTTCCACTGCCATAGCGTCTGCCGGAGACGTCTCGCGATGGTATCTGTTTTATACGTTCCCACTAGCTCTTGGTGCCGTCAATCTTGGGCTGACGTGTGTTGCATTCCGTGATACTCTTGGGCTTCATCAAAAGACAGTTGCAA CTGTATCGAGGAACAAGGAGGCCACGCAACTCATCAAAAAGACTGCAAGCACGCCCAGTGTCTGGCtgctcagcctcttctttttcttctaccTCGGCTCCGTCCTTACTGCTGGCGGTTGGGTCGTGGAATACCTGGTTAATGTTCGTCATGGTGATTTATCACAAATGGGTTATGTCCCTGCTGGCTTCAGCGGCGGcggtcttcttggccgatTGCTACTGGCAGAGCCAACGCATAGATTTGGAGAACGCCGGATGGTGTTTTTCTACATCGTTGCTGCGATTGGTCTCCAGCTGATATTTTGGTT GGTACCGAATATCATTGCTGCCTCGATCGCCGTTAGCTTGATCGGTTTCTTTACAGGGCCATTGTTCCCAACT GGCATCTCGCTTGGGTCAAAGCTTTTCTCACCAGACATTCACTCCACCGCGCTACCGCTGGTGTTTGTTTTTGCCCAGATGGGAGGCTCATTGTTTCCCATCATTACAGGCGTGGTATCTGCCGATGCCGGTGTGAGAGTTCTGCAACCGATTTTGGTCGCTCTTCTTGCCACCACGGCAGTAACTTGGATGCTGGTGCCATCGCCAAAGTCAACATCCAATACTGCCCTGCATCAagagtga
- a CDS encoding flavin containing amine oxidoreductase domain-containing protein: MAPDQQDATFGIQPQISSKWSIQEQKTQVIIIGGGLSGLQAAHDLQAAGISCLILEARDRVGGKLWSVPLGPDKGYVELGGAWTNDVNQPMVTALVKKFGLEMVRQNIIGDCILEDHGRFLYGSDPPLSQEGKITFAEIRSRVEALCHTVKPAELSQSLTKHGDMNMDSFAVSMGASDIVRRLVNIWTAAMLGVESNQVSAVFFMHYCQAGGGLIQMRSDGRGGGQSMRFRHGTQSLCYGLRNGLKPETVICSTPVQTIEQDISSGCLVIARDGRRFHSERIISTVPSVLLNQINISPPLSADKCWLSTHSKLGFYAKVFLVYSEPWWRKLGLCGLAQGLSGPVALTRDASSDEDGLFALICFVVGQRDRIYGADIPRPLETREQIWNKEEFSQGAPCPVVPASCLRSLSQDQWRPEGYIHFAGTETSTVWKGYMEGALVSGSRAAGEIIDILSTCTTQVAQ, encoded by the exons ATGGCTCCCGACCAGCAGGACGCTACTTTCGGCATTCAGCCACAAATATCTTCTAAGTGGTCCATCCAAGAACAAAAAACTCAAGTCATCATTATCGGCGGTGGACTGAGTGGTTTACAAGCTGCTCATGACCTTCAAGCAGCTGGCATTTCCTGTCTCATTCTCGAAGCTCGCGATAGAGTTGGTGGTAAACTGTGGTCTGTACCTTTGGGCCCTGACAAAGGATATGTCGAACTTGGGGGTGCCTGGACCAATGACGTGAATCAGCCCATGGTGACTGCACTGGTGAAAAAGTTTGGGCTGGAGATGGTCAGGCAGAACATCATCGGCGACTGCATCCTAGAGGATCATGGAAGGTTTCTCTATGGAAGTGATCCACCG CTCTCTCAAGAGGGCAAGATAACATTCGCTGAGATAAGAAGTCGCGTTGAGGCTCTATGCCACACCGTCAAGCCTGCAGAACTCAGCCAATCTCTGACCAAGCATGGAGACATGAACATGGATAGTTTTGCAGTTTCCATGGGTGCTAGCGACATCGTACGTCGTTTAGTCAATATTTGGACTGCTGCCATGTTGGGCGTCGAGTCGAACCAAGTCAGCGCCGTCTTCTTTATGCACTACTGTCAAGCAGGAGGTGGTCTCATCCAAATGCGATCAGACGGCAGAGGCGGCGGTCAGAGTATGCGCTTTCGACACGGAACGCAGTCGTTATGTTATGGGCTTCGGAATGGGCTCAAGCCAGAGACGGTCATATGCTCAACCCCTGTGCAAACAATCGAGCAGGATATTAGCAGTGGATGCCTGGTCATCGCTCGGGATGGAAGGCGTTTTCACTCTGAACGCATCATTTCCACGGTTCCAAGCGTCTTATTAAACCAAATAAATATCTCGCCGCCGCTATCAGCAGATAAATGTTGGCTTAGCACTCACAGCAAGCTCGGGTTTTACGCAAAAGTGTTCCTCGTCTACTCAGAGCCTTGGTGGCGGAAACTCGGTCTCTGCGGCCTAGCACAAGGCCTCAGTGGACCAGTGGCTCTGACACGGGATGCATCgagcgatgaagatggcttgTTTGCATTGATATGTTTCGTTGTAGGCCAAAGAG ATCGCATTTATGGAGCAGATATTCCACGGCCTCTGGAGACGCGAGAGCAAATTTGGAACAAAGAGGAATTTTCGCAGGGAGCGCCCTGTCCTGTGGTGCCCGCCTCTTGTTTGAGGAGCCTCAGTCAAGATCAATGGCGACCAGAAGGTTACATCCACTTCGCCGGAACAGAGACGAGCACTGTGTGGAAGGGATATATGGAGGGAGCTCTAGTTTCCGGAAGTAGAGCTGCGGGAGAGATTATCGATATATTGTCTACATGTACGACTCAAGTGGCGCAATAG
- a CDS encoding acetyltransferase (GNAT) family domain-containing protein, with protein MAPISLSIRKATPADLAPVLALVRSAYRGESSRAGWTTEAELVDDQRIDEEGLLAKINEPFGAVLVAQDEAGDILACCEVLKQSDTVGYFGLFAVNPLRQAGGIGRTVLTAAEEYAKQTWGLTEMEMTVIWTREELIQYYIRRGYTLTEKTKPFPYAHLVGGKALRDDLYFSVLIKAL; from the coding sequence ATGGCACCAATTTCACTCTCTATCCGCAAAGCCACGCCGGCCGACCTCGCACCCGTTCTCGCACTCGTGCGTTCCGCATATCGCGGTGAATCCAGCCGTGCAGGATGGACAACCGAAGCAGAACTCGTCGATGATCAACGAATCGATGAAGAGGGGCTTCTTGCAAAGATCAATGAGCCTTTTGGAGCGGTACTTGTTGCTCAGGACGAAGCCGGCGACATCTTGGCATGCTGCGAGGTTCTGAAGCAGAGCGACACCGTGGGATactttggcctttttgccgTAAATCCGCTCCGCCAAGCCGGAGGAATCGGACGCACTGTTCTCACTGCGGCGGAAGAATATGCCAAGCAGACGTGGGGTCtaacggagatggagatgaccGTCATTTGGACTCGCGAGGAGCTGATTCAGTATTATATTCGCCGAGGATATACTCTgacggagaagacgaagccgtTTCCTTATGCTCACCTAGTTGGCGGCAAGGCGTTGAGAGACGATTTGTATTTTTCCGTCCTGATAAAGGCTCTTTGA